In Nostoc sp. UHCC 0926, a single genomic region encodes these proteins:
- a CDS encoding tyrosine-type recombinase/integrase, with protein sequence MDGNEVLSLALVKMATSPVKADRHAIARVERECQMDITKIAATLEDSRMALTWGDISGQCTRISITKAYASRVCVLKSTKNNRRRVFPCGKGSKLQSLLLEIQPDSPDPEGLIFKSKAGQRMNLNILDKCWRAHDTKSYRYNGVVAELADQGVVPYLKAYSTRHTFATWAIASGASPEKVAYWIGDNVQTVLRYYCHPDVTKAECPDF encoded by the coding sequence ATGGATGGTAACGAGGTGCTAAGTTTGGCGCTTGTCAAAATGGCAACTTCTCCGGTCAAAGCCGATCGACATGCGATTGCGCGAGTTGAGCGCGAATGTCAGATGGACATCACGAAAATTGCTGCAACACTTGAAGATTCACGGATGGCCCTGACCTGGGGCGACATCAGCGGCCAATGCACACGCATCTCTATCACAAAGGCTTATGCATCTCGTGTTTGCGTTCTCAAAAGTACTAAGAATAACAGACGGCGGGTCTTCCCCTGCGGAAAAGGATCAAAGCTGCAATCCCTGCTTTTAGAAATTCAACCCGACTCCCCAGACCCAGAAGGACTGATTTTTAAAAGCAAAGCAGGGCAAAGAATGAATTTAAACATTTTGGATAAATGCTGGAGGGCGCACGACACCAAAAGCTATCGCTACAACGGTGTAGTCGCAGAATTGGCCGACCAAGGCGTAGTTCCTTACTTAAAGGCTTATAGCACTAGGCATACCTTCGCCACTTGGGCGATCGCTTCTGGAGCGTCTCCCGAAAAGGTAGCCTACTGGATCGGCGATAACGTCCAAACAGTTTTGAGGTACTACTGCCACCCAGATGTCACTAAAGCTGAGTGCCCAGACTTTTGA
- a CDS encoding KGK domain-containing protein encodes MNDPVILSGNEVISIAKELSFANANLLKFEEIDRNIGDAIKSNFPNYNVWTGEISGGNGVSAEVLQPGKDWQNGRLKLIVSYRVEFTPDKVSGSESPLDDLRSQLNKPEVPQQSLFVVFGNP; translated from the coding sequence ATGAACGATCCAGTAATTTTGAGTGGCAATGAAGTAATCAGCATTGCTAAAGAACTGAGCTTTGCGAATGCCAATCTTTTAAAGTTTGAGGAGATAGACAGAAACATCGGAGACGCTATAAAGTCGAATTTTCCTAATTACAATGTTTGGACTGGTGAAATTAGTGGAGGCAATGGCGTTAGTGCTGAGGTTCTCCAACCGGGTAAAGACTGGCAGAATGGGAGGCTCAAACTAATAGTCAGTTATCGTGTGGAATTCACTCCTGATAAGGTGTCTGGGTCAGAGTCTCCTTTAGATGATCTGCGATCGCAATTAAACAAGCCAGAAGTCCCTCAGCAAAGTCTTTTTGTAGTTTTCGGTAACCCATGA
- a CDS encoding VapE domain-containing protein, producing MDRSFRFSLSVNKSSFWRELFGRDWFTDELSDANERDELMKLHQFWGLEIPEIEHMYKRKDISSIKKFMSSSVDAFRAPHILHLEI from the coding sequence CTGGATCGTTCATTTCGATTTTCTCTTTCGGTAAACAAATCCAGCTTTTGGCGGGAGCTATTCGGGCGTGACTGGTTCACAGACGAACTCAGCGACGCCAACGAGAGAGATGAGCTAATGAAACTGCATCAGTTTTGGGGTTTGGAAATCCCAGAAATCGAACACATGTATAAGAGAAAGGATATCAGCAGCATCAAAAAATTCATGTCCTCCAGCGTTGATGCCTTCCGCGCTCCTCATATCTTGCACCTGGAAATTTGA